The Gavia stellata isolate bGavSte3 chromosome 1, bGavSte3.hap2, whole genome shotgun sequence DNA segment TTCCCCGAGCACCCCCACGAGAATGCCCAGCTCGACTACATCGTGGAGACTGAGGGTGTCCGCAAGTCCATCCTCAACCTGGGCGTGCTGATCACCACCAGCGCCACGGCCCACAAGACGGTGGCCACGGGTGAGGGGCTGCGGCACGCCGTGGTGGGGCAGCCCTCCTCGCTCAGCGTCACCACCAAGGACAAGGACGGGGAGCTGGTGCGCAGCGGCAGCGCCAGCCTGCGCTTCCAGGTGACGGCGCCGGACGGCGGTGCGGCCGAGGCGGAGGTGCAGGACAACAAGAACGGCACCTACGAGCTGCTCTACACCCCCCGCGCTGAGGGCGACTTCCTCCTCTCCATCCTGCTCTATGGGCAGCCCATCCGTGGCAGCCCCTTCCGCGTCCGTGCTGTCAAGGCCTCCGACGTGCCCCCCTCTCCTGACGACGTCAAGCGCCGTGTCAAGTCGCCCAGCAGCGGGCACATCCGGCAGAAGGCCGTCCGGCGCCCCTCCAGCATGTACAGCAGTGGCAAGAAGAAGGAGAATCCCATCGAGGACGAGCTCATCTTCCGCGTGGGTGAGCGGTGGGGGCTTCTTGGGGCTCCCCAGGGTGGTGGGGGCTCCTCAGGGCAGATGGGGGCTCCCCTCGACCCCCCCTGAACGCCCTCCGCCGCAGGAAGCCGTGGCCGGGAGAAGGGGGAGTTCACCAACCTCCAGGGCatttccacttccagcagcGGCCGCATCGTGGTGGCTGACAGCAATAACCAGTGTGTGCAGGTAGGACTGTGGCCCCACCCCTGGCCCCATTCCACCCCCCTGCTGGTTGACACCCCCCCTTGCTGCCCCCCAGGTGTTTTCCAACGAGGGGCAGTTCCGGCTGCGGTTCGGGGTGCGGGGCCGCTCCCCGGGCCAGCTCCAGCGCCCGACCGGCGTCACGGTGGACATGAACGGGGACATCATCATCGCGGACTATGACAACCGCTGGGTCAGCATTTTCTCCCCCGAGGGCAAGTTCAAGGTGAGGGGGCAgtggccaggctggggggggggacggacatGGCTCCGCGCCTGGCCCTGATACCCCTTCCCGGCTGCAGACCAAGATTGGGGCTGGGCGGCTGATGGGCCCCAAGGGCGTCGCCGTGGACCGCAATGGCCACATCATCGTGGTAGACAACAAGGCCTGCTGCGTCTTCATCTTCCAGTCCAACGGCAAGCTCGTCACCAAGTTTGGGAGCCGCGGCACAGCCGAGCGGCAGTTTGCAGGTACACTTGATGGTAATACACCGACTGGCAAGTCCCCTTTTCCTTACTGCATGCCTTTGGCTTCCCGCTGCAccggggccgggctgggacGGTGAGTACCGCACGCCTCGCCGACGGCGGCTGGCACCCAGCCGGCACCGGGACACCTGGAGCTGGGTCTGGGATCTGGGCTGGGACTCTGGGTTTGGGTTCTGGGCTCTGGTTCTTGTTCTGGGTTTTGGTTCTGGTTCTAGTCATGGGTTCTAGGCTGGGGATCTGGTTCTAGGTTGTGGTTCTAGGCTCCGGGTTTGTGTTCTGGGCTCTGGTTCTGGTTTTGGCAGTGGGCTCTGTCCCCGTGGGTCTGGGCTCTGGGGTCTCGGTCCATCCTCAGCACTGGTCCCACCATGGGGCCGGGTGCCCCCCTCCAGCCATGGGGCCAAGCACCGCCTGCACTAACCCCCTTGTGCTGGCCTCACCGGCTGCTCGCGTGGCACTAAGGACACTAACTAGGCACTGGGGCCgggctgccccttccctggTGCAGGACCAAGGGGTGTCCCCCTGTTCCCGCGGCGCTGGCGCTGTGCCAGGCCGGGTCCCCTATCCCCGtccagggctgagccccccgTCCCGGGGCTGagtcccctcccctccccagggccccaCTTCGTGGCGGTCAACAACAAGAACGAGATCGTGGTGACCGACTTCCACAACCACTCGGTGAAGGTGAGTGCCGCCGCGGCAGGTGGTGGGTGGCCGCTGGCGTCCCTGGCTCCGTGCCCTCCCCGTGCCCCTGCACTCCCTGGGGACATCTGGGGACGATGCCGGTGCCATGTGCCAGGACAGCCCGCAGTGACCCCCTCTCCCCAGGTGTACAACGCGGATGGCGAATTCCTCTTCAAGTTCGGGTCGCACGGGGAAGGGAACGGGCAGTTCAACGCCCCCACGGGGGTGGCCGTCGACACCAACGGCAACATCATCGTCGCCGACTGGGGCAACAGCCGCATCCAGGTACCAGCACTGGCACCAGCACCGTAGCCCCACGCTGCCCCGGGGGGGACctgccctgcagtccatggggcccctctgccccccatgctgtgccagccctggggggtgctgggccagcaccatcccctccccatcccatccctgtccccatcccatgccCGTcttgctgcagggagcaggtccCGCAGGCAGCCCGGGCGCaggaggggctgcaggcagggaatgGGGCTTGTGGCCCCAGCGCTGAACAACGCGCAGGGCGAGGGGGCTCAGCAGAGCGGGGACAAGGTCCCGGCACGCCGGGGGCCATCGGGGcgggggtgtccctggggcagtggggtgcCTGGGCAGTAGCGGCAGCACGGACTTTGGGGACAGCGTGTCTCTGCCCGTCCCTGCAGGTCTTCGACAGCTCGGGCTCCTTCCTCTCCTACATCAACACGGCCGCCGACCCCCTGTACGGGCCGCAGGGCCTGGCCCTCACCTCCGACGGACACGTGGTGGTGGCCGACTCCGGCAACCATTGCTTCAAGGCCTATCGCTACCTGCAGTAGCCGCCacggggacggggatggggacgcTGCCAGTGCTGCGCCAGGACGGTGCCCGCGGGCCCCCCGGGAGAGTGCCCGCAGCGGGGTGCCCCGAGCGACGGCCACCCCACAGCCGTCGCCGCCCCACAGCCATTGCAGCCCCACAGTCATCGCTGCCCCCCAAGCGCCACCCCGGTCTTCATGTGCACTTTATCCCGGGGGGCAGCTGGGCCCAGAGCGGGGGTGAGGACGGGTCTGGCTAGGGtgggggctgcctggggggCTGTGGTCAtgcccttcctcctgccccacggcagggccggcagccccgctgcccctgCTGCCAGGGGTCCCGAAGGCGCATGGGGGCGATGGGGGcgtgtggggcagggggagccaccgggcagggctgggggctgtgtGCGCTGCtcggggctgcggggcagctgTGGGGCGGCCGGTGCTGGAGCCCCGTGCCCCACAGGGGCTGTCCCCCCACTGGCCCCACACCCCCAGCACtgcggccccgctcccccggctcGAGCCCCAGCCGTGGGGCGACCACGCGTGCCTGCCTGCCCCGCAGcggggctgtgtggggctgcTGCCGCACGCTGACAAACTGTATGTACAAAATAAAGTATTCTGGAAGTATCCTGCCCCCCGGCACTGCCAGGCCCACGGTgggggggcggtggggccggtgggagcaggggcagctccCACCCCATGGACCCACATCACAGCCACGGCACCACCTTCACCGGGAGTCCCTGGGGCAAAGGCTCGCCGAGTGTGGTGGTGGGAGCCACGGTGGTGGGAGCCAGTGTGCCGGGAGCTGGGGGTGGCGGGCAGGGGCCTGGAACCAGCaccagggcaggggggagctgAGCCCGGCTGGGCACCGCTGATGCGCTCCTGGAGACCCCCAGGCACCCCGTGGGGCAGTGGGACCCTCCTGGTTGTGCTGGGACCCCGACGTTGTGGTGGGACCCCCGTGCTGCGGTGGGACCCTCAGGCCACAGCGGGACCCCCGGGCTGCGGTGGGAGCCCAAGGCCGTGGCTGGACCGACGTGGGCAGCACCAGGCGGAGCAGAGATGGGCGCAGCGCCCGCAGCTCCCGGCACTGCTGGGTGCCTGCCCAGCACGGCCTCCCGCCAGCACTGACCCGTGGTGCAGGGACGGGGTCGGACTGGTCCGTACTGGGAGCGGGGATGGGGTCAGACCAGTCCGTACTGGGAGTGGGGATGGGGTCGGACTGGTCCGTACTGGGAGCGGGGATGGGGTCAGACCAGTCCGTACTGGGAGTGGGGATGGGGTCGGACTGGTCCGTGGTGGGAGTGGGGATGGGGTCGGACTGGTCCGTGGTGGGAGCGGGGATGGGGTCAGaccagtccatactgggagcGGGGATGGGGTCAACCAGTCCGTACTGGGAGTGGGGATGGGGTCGGACTGGTCCCTACTGGGAGTGGGGATGAGGTCGGACTGGTCCGTGGTGGGAGTGGGGATGGGGTCAGACCggtctgtactgggagtggGGATGAGGTCGGACTGGTCCGTGGTGGGAGTGGGGATGGGGTCCGACTGGTCTGTGGTGGGAGCGGGGATGGGGTCAGACCAGTCCGTACTGGGAGTGGGGATGGGGTCGGACTGATCCGTGGTGGGAGCGGGGATGGGGTCAGACCAGTCCGTACTGGGAGTGGGGATGGGGTCGGACTGGTCCGTGGTGGGAGCGGGGATGGGGTCAGaccagtccatactgggagcGGGGATGGGGTCAACCAGTCCGTACTGGGAGTGGGGATGGGGTCGGACTGGTCCCTACTGGGAGTGGGGATGAGGTCGGACTGGTCCGTGGTGGGAGTGGGGATGGGGTCAGACCggtctgtactgggagtggGGATGAGGTCGGACTGGTCCGTGGTGGGAGTGGGGATGGGGTCGGACTGGTCCGTGGTGGGAGCGGGGATGGGGTCAGACCAGTCCGTGGTGGGAGTGGGGATGGGGTCGGACTGATCCGTGGTGGGAGCGGGGATGGGGTCAGACCAGTCCGTActgggaatggggatggggtCGGACTGGTCCGTGGTGGGAGCGGGGATGGGGTCAGACCAGTCCGTACTGGGAGTGGGGATGGGGTCGGACTGGTCCGTGGTGGGAGCGGGGATGGGGTCAGACCAGTCCGTACTGGGAGTGGGGATGGGGTCGGACTGGTCCGTGGTGGGAGCGGGGATGGGGTCAGACCAGTCCGTACTGGGAGTGGGGATGAGGTCGGACTGGTCCGTGCTGGGAGCGGGGATGGGGTCAGACCAGTCCGTACTGGGAGTGGGGATGGGGTCGGACTGGTCCGTGCTGGGAGCGGGAGCAGTAGGGTCTGTGCGCACCCTCCCCACGGGGCTCTGCACCCCACGGGGGTTGCCCCCCATCCCACAGGAGCTTCGCCCCCGCGCAGGGGCTGCCCCCCCGGCCTATGGGGAACGTAACTGCAGGACGTGCACCCCGTGTAGGAgtgtgccccccctgcccccaggacATGCACCCCGGGTGGGgcagca contains these protein-coding regions:
- the TRIM3 gene encoding tripartite motif-containing protein 3 isoform X2 codes for the protein MAKREASASPVVRQIDKQFLVCSICLDRYRNPKVLPCLHTFCERCLQNYIPPQSLTLSCPVCRQTSILPERGVAALQNNFFITNLMEVLQRDPESCGPHPGRGLDPVSAVTGQPLSCPNHEGKVMEFYCEPCETAMCHECTEGEHREHVTVPLRDVVEQHKAALQQQLDAVRSRLPQLAAAIGLVSEISQQLVERKNEAVSEIGSTFEELETALRQRKGLLVRDLEATCGAKQKVLQAQLDALRQGQESILSSCAFTEQALHHGTATEVLLVKKQMSERLSELASQEFPEHPHENAQLDYIVETEGVRKSILNLGVLITTSATAHKTVATGEGLRHAVVGQPSSLSVTTKDKDGELVRSGSASLRFQVTAPDGGAAEAEVQDNKNGTYELLYTPRAEGDFLLSILLYGQPIRGSPFRVRAVKASDVPPSPDDVKRRVKSPSSGHIRQKAVRRPSSMYSSGKKKENPIEDELIFRVGSRGREKGEFTNLQGISTSSSGRIVVADSNNQCVQVFSNEGQFRLRFGVRGRSPGQLQRPTGVTVDMNGDIIIADYDNRWVSIFSPEGKFKTKIGAGRLMGPKGVAVDRNGHIIVVDNKACCVFIFQSNGKLVTKFGSRGTAERQFAGPHFVAVNNKNEIVVTDFHNHSVKVYNADGEFLFKFGSHGEGNGQFNAPTGVAVDTNGNIIVADWGNSRIQVFDSSGSFLSYINTAADPLYGPQGLALTSDGHVVVADSGNHCFKAYRYLQ
- the TRIM3 gene encoding tripartite motif-containing protein 3 isoform X1 → MAKREASASPVVRQIDKQFLVCSICLDRYRNPKVLPCLHTFCERCLQNYIPPQSLTLSCPVCRQTSILPERGVAALQNNFFITNLMEVLQRDPESCGPHPGRGLDPVSAVTGQPLSCPNHEGKVMEFYCEPCETAMCHECTEGEHREHVTVPLRDVVEQHKAALQQQLDAVRSRLPQLAAAIGLVSEISQQLVERKNEAVSEIGSTFEELETALRQRKGLLVRDLEATCGAKQKVLQAQLDALRQGQESILSSCAFTEQALHHGTATEVLLVKKQMSERLSELASQEFPEHPHENAQLDYIVETEGVRKSILNLGVLITTSATAHKTVATGEGLRHAVVGQPSSLSVTTKDKDGELVRSGSASLRFQVTAPDGGAAEAEVQDNKNGTYELLYTPRAEGDFLLSILLYGQPIRGSPFRVRAVKASDVPPSPDDVKRRVKSPSSGHIRQKAVRRPSSMYSSGKKKENPIEDELIFRVGSRGREKGEFTNLQGISTSSSGRIVVADSNNQCVQVFSNEGQFRLRFGVRGRSPGQLQRPTGVTVDMNGDIIIADYDNRWVSIFSPEGKFKTKIGAGRLMGPKGVAVDRNGHIIVVDNKACCVFIFQSNGKLVTKFGSRGTAERQFAGTLDGPHFVAVNNKNEIVVTDFHNHSVKVYNADGEFLFKFGSHGEGNGQFNAPTGVAVDTNGNIIVADWGNSRIQVFDSSGSFLSYINTAADPLYGPQGLALTSDGHVVVADSGNHCFKAYRYLQ
- the TRIM3 gene encoding tripartite motif-containing protein 3 isoform X3, whose translation is MEVLQRDPESCGPHPGRGLDPVSAVTGQPLSCPNHEGKASGSGEAAGVWDGSGAQGLGGPSQAALSARAQVMEFYCEPCETAMCHECTEGEHREHVTVPLRDVVEQHKAALQQQLDAVRSRLPQLAAAIGLVSEISQQLVERKNEAVSEIGSTFEELETALRQRKGLLVRDLEATCGAKQKVLQAQLDALRQGQESILSSCAFTEQALHHGTATEVLLVKKQMSERLSELASQEFPEHPHENAQLDYIVETEGVRKSILNLGVLITTSATAHKTVATGEGLRHAVVGQPSSLSVTTKDKDGELVRSGSASLRFQVTAPDGGAAEAEVQDNKNGTYELLYTPRAEGDFLLSILLYGQPIRGSPFRVRAVKASDVPPSPDDVKRRVKSPSSGHIRQKAVRRPSSMYSSGKKKENPIEDELIFRVGSRGREKGEFTNLQGISTSSSGRIVVADSNNQCVQVFSNEGQFRLRFGVRGRSPGQLQRPTGVTVDMNGDIIIADYDNRWVSIFSPEGKFKTKIGAGRLMGPKGVAVDRNGHIIVVDNKACCVFIFQSNGKLVTKFGSRGTAERQFAGPHFVAVNNKNEIVVTDFHNHSVKVYNADGEFLFKFGSHGEGNGQFNAPTGVAVDTNGNIIVADWGNSRIQVFDSSGSFLSYINTAADPLYGPQGLALTSDGHVVVADSGNHCFKAYRYLQ